The Chloroflexota bacterium sequence GGTCGGCACCTTTACGCGCTGCAAATGAATATTCATACACGCATCTTCCTTAGTGTTTGTATAATGTATGAAGTATGATGTTAGACATCTAACCACATTATACAACAGGTTTGGATATTTGTCAAGACCCCACTTTGTACATACACTCTGTGCAAAATCACAGACCCTCAGGCCTTCCTAAACCCTCGGGGTTTGAGATTGCCGTCTGGAGACGCTCTCACAAATACATAGGGGCGGGCTTAACGCCCGCCCCTACAGCCATGGGGCTGCCAATCGCTGTCTGGAGATAGCTCTCGCTACCTCCAGACCACATCCTTGTCGCCGATGACGCCGTCTTTGTCGCAGATGTAGAAGCCCACCAGGGGGTTGAATTCCACCGGCCGGCCACAGAGTTTGCAGTGTGGCTTGCCCTTGGGCTTGCGACTCGATTTCGGTTTCGGATCGGGTTTGGGCATCCGTTTTTTTCTCCTTCTACGGTCCATCTTCTTCCCTCTACTCACACACCATCCGCTGGCAGACACTATCAGCGGATGGCCTGCGGCATAGCGGATAAGCGGATGCGCAGGCATACCAACTTCCCTCTCCCTTGAGGGAGAGGGGCCGGGGGTGAGGGCCATCCGCTAATCCGCTACCTTATCCGCTGGCAGACGGACCCGCCCGATCAGCGCCCACGGTCCGGTCCAGGTGATGTGCACCGGCACCAATTTGCCCCGCCAATCGCCCTCATCCTCGAAGAAGACCAGTTTGTTCGTCCGCGTCCGCCCGCGCCAGCGCCCCCGTGCCCGGTCCTCCACCAGCACTTCCACCTCTTGCCCCAGAAGTCGGGCATTGATCTCCCCGGCGATGCGCGTCTGCAACTCCTCAATGGCCCGGCGGCGGCGCTCTTTCTCCTCCGGCGGCACGTCGTCGGCCAATTTGGCGGCGGGCGTGCCGGGTCGCACCGAGTAGGCGGCGATGTGCACCACATCGAAGCGCAGGGCCTCCACCAGGTCATAGGTACGCTGGAACTGGGCTTCGCTCTCGCCGGGGAAGCCGACGATCACGTCGGTGGCGATGCTAGCCCCAGGTATGCACTGGCGGATGCGCCCCACCAGGTCGCGGTACTGGGCGGCGGTGTAGCCGCGGCCCATGCGCCGCAGGACTTCGTCGTCACCCGCTTGCACTGGCAATTCGAAGTGCTCACACACCAGCGGCAGTTCGGCCACCGCCTCGATCAGGCGCTCGCTCATCTCGGCGGGGTGGGAGGTGAGGAAGCGCACCCGCCACAAGCCCTCGATGCCACAGATGGCGTAGAGGAGATCGGCCAGGTCGGGGCGGTCGGGGAGGTCGCGGCCGTAGGCGTCCACGTTCTGGCCCAGGAGGGTAACCTCTCGCGTCCCCCGCGCTGCCAGAAGGGCAATCTCATCGCGGATCTCGGCGATGGGGCGGCTGCGGCCCGCTCCCCGGCGCAGGCGCACGATGCAGTAGGTGCAGTGGTGGTCGCAGCCGTACATGATGGGCACGTAGGCGGCCACGGGGGCAGGGCCAGCGCTGACCGGCCGGGTCCCAGGGACCACGCACTCTCGCTCCTGGACGAAGCGCACCAATCCCTCCACATCGGAGGGGCGCAGGAACTCGTTCACGTGGGGGAAACGACGGCGCAGGGCAGGGATGTCGCCCACCAGGCAGCCCATGACCACGATGAAGGGTGGGTCGGCGCGCTTCTTCAGCGACTTGAGGGAATCCAGCCGGCCGATGACTTTATCCTCGGCACTCTGGCGGACGACGCAGGTGTTGAGGATGATGAGGTCGGCGTCTTCGGCGCGGGTGGTGGGAGCGAGGCCCAGGCTTTGCAGGGCCTCGGCGGCGCGAGCCGAGTCCGCGTCGTTCATCTGGCAGCCGATGGTCCAGAGGTGGTAGTACATCAGGGAGATTCTATAGCCTCACAGTGCATAGGATGACCTCACCTCCGGCCTTCGGCCACCCCCTCTCCATGGAGTCCAAACATGGGGTATCTCAGCCGGGTTCGTCCACATCAATCAGAATAACCTTGACTGGAACAGCCGGAAAATGTCGTTTTAGGCGTTCAATGTCGTATACCAACTGTTCGCCATAGGACACGCCGGTGGACATTTGTTTGTGTAAAGCATGACAAGGAACGATTTCCACCCCCACGTCGGCCTTGTTTTCATTGAAAAAATACTGGAACTTGGCCAGATCATAAAACATGAAAGCGTATTTTCCGAATTGCACCTCGACGAGCACTTTTCCTTTCACAAAATCAATTTGTTTGAATGCCCCTGGGATGGCTACGTCGCTGTTAGGTAAGGTGATCGTGTATGTATCGCGCAACTGAACATATTCCCTGGCAGCGAATGCTTGAGCAAACTGCTGGTTCATCTCTTTAGGTGCATACAACTCCCTTCCGCGCATTGTCTTCTCTTTGCTAACCTTGGTTTTCTTCGCCGCTACTTCTGCGATAATTTCGTAGATCTCGCGTTCGCAGTCTGGATAACGGATGTGTAGAATTTCCGCTCCACCCAGATGCGAATACTCATACACGATTTTCATTCATCTTGCTCCTGCACAGTGTATTGCGTATCCTCTTCGAACAACTGGGACTGGATCGGCGCTGTCCCCAGATGGATAAACTTAGGCGGTACACTCCTCCTTGGCGCGTCAGGGTCATAGACTGCCCTTTCCATCGGCCGGATTCGCAAGGCTCCTTTTTCTGCTAGACGTATGCGTTCTTTTGCGATCTCTACGTACTCGGGTACGATCTCGGCGCCAATGGCCCTTCGCTTATGCATTAGAGCTGCGATAGCTGTTGTCCCGACGCCGATGAATGGGTCCAATACCCAATCACCCTCATTGGTCATCGCAAGGACTAACCGCTCTATTAGTTCAACCGGGAACTGACAAGGGTGAATAGTCTTTTCTACATGGTTCGCTTTCACGTTGGGGATTTCCCAAACGTCGCTGGGATTCTTTCCCAAAGGATGACCCGAAAACTGGCCTCTTTTGGGTCCTTTGAAGTATTTCTTCTTAGGGTACTTCTGTGGCACGCGGACGGCATCTAAATTGAAAGTGTATTCGTTGCCTTTGGTAAACCACAAAATAACCTCATATCGGCCAGAAAACCGCTTCGAGGCGTGTAAACCGTGTCCGAAGTGCCACACAATGCGATTGCGCAGATGTAACCCCAATGAAGCAAAGATGGGATACAGAAGGATATCTAGGGGAATGATCTCGCTATTATCAACGTAATTACCGACCTGCCAACAGATGCTCCCTTGGTCATGCAATACTCGTACACATTCCTCAATCACTTTGCGTTGTTGTCCTAGATACTCATCTAATTCCAGGCGGTTTTCGTATGGCTTACCTAGATTATACGGCGGCGAGGTAACAACCAATTTGACAAGGCCATCCGGCACAAGAGGAAGCAAATCAAGGCAATCACCTTGGTATAGGACGAGATCCGCCGTCCTATCAAATACTGAGGCAATTTTTACTTCACCCATAGGATAATCCCCCATCCTGCACCCTCAAAAAAGGTGCTAAATCCGCTAGACAATCCTCACTCCTGGCCTTCGGCCTCCCCCTCTCTGTTCCCGGGCAATTCTACTGCCCGACGAGAGGGGGCTTGGGGTGGGGTTAAACATCCAACCCCAGTCGTCGCACCACATCTTCAAACGGCTGTCCGCGCTCACCTACGGCAACTGCTTTCTTCTGGCGCAGAAGCCTATCCCGCACGGCTTTTCTGATTTCCAGCCCTTCGTCAGGGTCGCCCAGCAACTCGAGCAACTTCTGCTCAATGGAGGTCTCAATCATCTCCCTAAGTTCGTCTTTTGTCATCTGAGCGACTGTCTCAGACACGTTACCCTCCTCTATCTTGCAGTTCCCTCGACCGCATGACCCCAGATGTCCCTAAATCCCTGCTTCCCTGCATGATACCTCTCCCCGGCCTTCGGCCTCCCTCGCCGCGTGCGGAGAGGGAAAATGGTAGGACAAGTTGTCAACTTGTCCTACGAAGGTTCAAAACCTTCGCAAGGGTCGCCGCCGCTTTACCTCTCCCCCAGCCTTCGGCCACCCCCCACCCGCTCCCTCCCCGTCGACGGGGAGGGTCCCCCGTTCTCGGGCAGTTCCACTGCCCGACGAAAAGGGGGCTGGGGGGCGAAGTCCTACGAAGCCGCGGCGCGAGTCTCCATCGCCGGCTCCGGCTCCCAAACCTGTTGCCCCGCCAACACCCGCTTCAGAAACTGCCCGGTGTACGAGTGGGGCATCTGGGCCACCTCCTCCGGCGTGCCCTCGGCGATCACCCAACCCCCCGCCTCGCCCCCCTCCGGGCCCAGGTCAATGATCCAGTCGGCGGTCTTGATCACGTCCAGGTTGTGCTCGATGATCACCACCGTGTTGCCCGCATCCACCAGCCGGTTCAGGACATCCAGCAGGCGGTGGATGTCGGCGAAGTGCAAGCCTGTGGTCGGCTCATCCAGGATGTACAGCGTCCTCCCCGTCGCCCGCCGCGAGAGTTCTTTCGAGAGTTTCACCCGCTGTGCCTCGCCCCCGGAGAGCGTGGTCGCCGGCTGCCCCAGCCGGATGTAGCCCAAGCCCACGTCGTATAGGGTTTGCAGTTTGGCCTTGATCTTGGGGATGTGCTCGAAGAAGCGCAGCGCCTCCTCCACCGTCATATCTAGCACCTCGGCGATGTTGCGGCCCTTGTAGCGGATCTCCAGCGCCTCGCGGTTGTAGCGCGCCCCCCGGCACACATCGCAGGCCACATACACATCGGGCAGGAACTGCATCTCGATCTTGATGATGCCCTCGCCCTGGCAGGCTTCGCAGCGCCCGCCCTTGACGTTGAACGAGAAGCGCCCCGGCGTGTAGCCGCGCATCCGGGCCTCCGGCACCGAGGCGAAGAGTTCGCGGATGTACGTGAACACGTTGGTGTACGTGGCTGGGTTCGAGCGCGGCGTCCGCCCAATGGGCGACTGGTCAATGTCCACCACCTTATCCAAATAAGAGATACCCTGGATGGAGCGGTGCTTGCCGGGTTTCTCCCTGGTGCGATAGAGCGCCTGAGCCAGCCGCTTGTACAACACTTCGATGATCAGGCTGCTCTTCCCCGAACCCGAGACGCCCGTCACGGCCACGAATTTGCCCAGCGGGATGCGCACGGTGATGTCTTTGAGGTTATT is a genomic window containing:
- a CDS encoding BstYI, whose amino-acid sequence is MKIVYEYSHLGGAEILHIRYPDCEREIYEIIAEVAAKKTKVSKEKTMRGRELYAPKEMNQQFAQAFAAREYVQLRDTYTITLPNSDVAIPGAFKQIDFVKGKVLVEVQFGKYAFMFYDLAKFQYFFNENKADVGVEIVPCHALHKQMSTGVSYGEQLVYDIERLKRHFPAVPVKVILIDVDEPG
- a CDS encoding site-specific DNA-methyltransferase, whose translation is MGEVKIASVFDRTADLVLYQGDCLDLLPLVPDGLVKLVVTSPPYNLGKPYENRLELDEYLGQQRKVIEECVRVLHDQGSICWQVGNYVDNSEIIPLDILLYPIFASLGLHLRNRIVWHFGHGLHASKRFSGRYEVILWFTKGNEYTFNLDAVRVPQKYPKKKYFKGPKRGQFSGHPLGKNPSDVWEIPNVKANHVEKTIHPCQFPVELIERLVLAMTNEGDWVLDPFIGVGTTAIAALMHKRRAIGAEIVPEYVEIAKERIRLAEKGALRIRPMERAVYDPDAPRRSVPPKFIHLGTAPIQSQLFEEDTQYTVQEQDE
- the miaB gene encoding tRNA (N6-isopentenyl adenosine(37)-C2)-methylthiotransferase MiaB, encoding MYYHLWTIGCQMNDADSARAAEALQSLGLAPTTRAEDADLIILNTCVVRQSAEDKVIGRLDSLKSLKKRADPPFIVVMGCLVGDIPALRRRFPHVNEFLRPSDVEGLVRFVQERECVVPGTRPVSAGPAPVAAYVPIMYGCDHHCTYCIVRLRRGAGRSRPIAEIRDEIALLAARGTREVTLLGQNVDAYGRDLPDRPDLADLLYAICGIEGLWRVRFLTSHPAEMSERLIEAVAELPLVCEHFELPVQAGDDEVLRRMGRGYTAAQYRDLVGRIRQCIPGASIATDVIVGFPGESEAQFQRTYDLVEALRFDVVHIAAYSVRPGTPAAKLADDVPPEEKERRRRAIEELQTRIAGEINARLLGQEVEVLVEDRARGRWRGRTRTNKLVFFEDEGDWRGKLVPVHITWTGPWALIGRVRLPADKVAD